One genomic segment of Amycolatopsis sp. Hca4 includes these proteins:
- a CDS encoding TetR/AcrR family transcriptional regulator: protein MTESRAVGTKGMPREEREAQLVVAGTEEFGRAGYAGASMVEIARRVGVTKPLLYQYFGSKDGLYLACLHRAGGRLTDGVAATMAAGGEPDQMPLKVLSAIFTTFDHDRYAWRLLRDATVPSTGDIAAAAADYRRRLDAFAVLGATQLLTSRGLADPADIEAVAQVWTGVVDSLISWWIDRPDEDAAAMTARCARIMGGLFGW, encoded by the coding sequence GTGACGGAGTCAAGGGCGGTCGGGACCAAGGGGATGCCGCGCGAAGAGCGCGAGGCCCAGCTCGTCGTGGCCGGCACCGAGGAGTTCGGCCGGGCCGGGTACGCGGGCGCGTCGATGGTCGAGATCGCGCGCCGGGTCGGGGTCACGAAGCCGTTGCTGTACCAGTACTTCGGCTCGAAGGACGGGCTCTACCTGGCCTGCCTGCACCGCGCCGGCGGCCGCCTCACCGACGGCGTGGCCGCGACCATGGCGGCCGGCGGCGAGCCCGACCAGATGCCGCTGAAGGTGCTCTCGGCGATCTTCACGACGTTCGACCACGACCGCTACGCCTGGCGCCTCCTGCGCGACGCGACAGTGCCCTCGACCGGTGACATCGCCGCGGCGGCCGCCGACTACCGCCGCCGGCTGGACGCGTTCGCGGTGCTCGGCGCGACGCAGCTGCTGACCTCCCGCGGCCTGGCCGACCCGGCGGACATCGAGGCGGTGGCGCAGGTGTGGACCGGCGTGGTCGACTCGCTGATCAGCTGGTGGATCGACCGCCCCGATGAAGACGCGGCGGCGAT